AGGAGACGGGCGCCGAGGTCATCGCCGTTGCCGTGGACGTCGGCCAGGGCGGCGAGGACCTGGACGTCATCCGCAAGCGCGCACTCGCCTGCGGTGCCGTCGAAGCCGAGGTCGCGGACGCCCGTGACGAGTTCGCCGACGAGTACTGCCTCCCGGCGATCAAGGCCAACGCCCTCTACATGGACCGGTACCCGCTGGTCTCGGCGCTCTCCCGGCCGACCATCGTCAAGCACCTCGTCGCCGCCGCCAACAAGCACGGCGCCTCGATCGTCGCCCACGGCTGCACCGGCAAGGGCAACGACCAGGTCCGCTTCGAGGCCGGCATCGCCGCCCTCGGCCCCGACCTCAAGTGCATCGCCCCGGTCCGCGACTACGCCATGACCCGCGACAAGGCCATCGCCTTCGCCGAGAAGGCCGAGCTGCCGATCGCGACCACCAAGAAGTCCCCGTACTCCATCGACCAGAACGTCTTCGGTCGCGCCGTCGAGACGGGCTTCCTGGAGGACATCTGGAACGCGCCGATCGAGGACATCTACGAGTACACCTCGAACCCGGCCGTCCCGCGCGAGGCCGACGAGGTCGTCATCTCCTTCAAGGCCGGCGTCCCGGTCGCCATCGACGGCAAGCCCGTCACCGTCCTCCAGGCCATCCAGCAGCTCAACGAGCGCGCCGGAGCCCAGGGCATCGGCCGGATCGACATCGTCGAGGACCGCCTCGTCGGCATCAAGTCCCGCGAGGTGTACGAGGCCCCGGGTGCGATCGCGCTGATCACGGCCCACCAGGAGCTGGAGAACGTCACCGTCGAGCGCGAGCTGGCCCGCTACAAGCGGCAGGTCGAGCAGCGCTGGGGCGAGATGGTCTACGACGGCCTGTGGTTCTCCCCGCTCAAGCGGGCCCTGGACGGCTTCATCAACGAGGCGAACCAGCACGTCACCGGCGACATCCGGATGACCCTGCACGGCGGCCGCGCCGTCGTCACCGGCCGGAAGTCCGACGAGTCGCTGTACGACTTCAACCTCGCCACCTACGACTCGGGCGACACCTTCGACCAGTCCAAGGCCCAGGGCTTCATCGAGATCTTCGGCCTCTCCTCGAAGATCGCGGCGCGTCGCGACCTCGCCTGAGTCGTTACCGCAGTACCACGGCCGGCTCCCCGTTACCTCCGCGGCGGGGAGCCGTCCGCACATCCACCGTCTTGAGGAGCAGTACCTGTGAGCAGCAACAACGGTGACGTCCGGCTCTGGGGCGGCCGGTTCGCCGACGGTCCCGCCGAGGCCCTCGCGAAGCTGTCCGCGTCGGTCCACTTCGACTGGCGCCTCGCGCCGTACGACATCGCCGGCTCGCGCGCCCACGCCCGCGTGCTGCACAAGGCGGGCCTGCTCACGGCCGACGAGCTCGACCGCATGACCGCCGGCCTGGACCTCCTCGAAGCCGACGTGGCCAGCGGCTCCTTCACCGGCACCATCGCCGACGAGGACGTGCACACCGCCCTGGAGCGCGGCCTGCTGGAGCGGCTCGGCGCCGACCTCGGCGGCAAGCTGCGCGCCGGCCGGTCCCGCAACGACCAGGTGGCCACCCTCTTCCGGATGTACCTGCGCGACCACGCCCGCACCATCGGCGGCCTGATCGCGGACCTCCAGGACGCGCTGGTCGGCCTCGCCGAGAGCCACGCGGACGTGGCCATGCCCGGCCGCACCCACCTCCAGCACGCGCAGCCGGTGCTCTTCGCCCACCACGTACTGGCCCACGTGCAGTCGCTGTCCCGGGACGCGGAGCGGCTGCGCCAGTGGGACACCCGCACCGCCGTCTCCCCGTACGGCTCGGGCGCCCTCGCCGGGTCCTCGCTCGGCCTGGACCCGGAGGCGGTCGCCGCCGACCTGGGCTTCGAGCGCGGTTCGGTCGGCAACTCGATCGACGGGACGGCCTCGCGGGACTTCGTCGCCGAGTTCGCCTTCATCACCGCGATGATCGGGATCAACCTCTCCCGGATCGCGGAGGAGATCATCATCTGGAACACGAAGGAGTTCTCCTTCGTCACCCTGCACGACGCCTTCTCCACCGGCTCGTCGATCATGCCGCAGAAGAAGAACCCGGACATCGCCGAGCTGGCGCGGGGCAAGTCGGGCCGCCTCATCGGCAACCTGACCGGTCTGCTCGCCACGCTGAAGGCGCTGCCGCTCGCCTACAACCGCGACCTCCAGGAGGACAAGGAGCCGGTCTTCGACTCCTGCGACACCCTGGAGGTCCTGCTGCCGGCCTTCACCGGCATGATGGCCACCCTCACGGTCAACCGGGAGCGGATGGAGGAGCTGGCGCCCGCCGGCTTCTCGCTCGCCACCGACATCGCGGAGTGGCTGGTCAAGCAGGGCGTGCCGTTCCGCGTGGCGCACGAGGTGGCCGGCGAGTGCGTCAAGGTCTGCGAGGCCGAGGGCATCGAACTCGACCAGCTGACCGACGCGCAGTTCGCGAAGATCTCCGAGCACCTGACCCCGGAGGTCCGCACCGTCCTCAACGTCAAGGGCGCCCTGGCCTCCCGCAACGGCCGCGGCGGCACCGCGCCGTCGGCCGTCGCCGTGCAGCTCACCGAGGTCAAGGCGGACCTGGTCATCCAGCACGCCTGGGCCGTGCACAAGCAGTAGGCGCGCAGCCGTCCCGCGGGGGCGGCCGGAGCGGGGCGGCCGGAGCCGTCTGCTCCGGCCGCCCCCGCGGCGTTTTCACGCCGGGCCCCGCTCCGCCGCCCAGTCCCGCAGGGCGTCGAAGTCGGCCCGGGCCGCGCGTACGCAGCCGATTTACTGATCGATTGAGACGTTGATGTCTCAATCGGGTTATGCTTGTCTCATGGCCATGGATCGTGACCAGGTGCTCCGCGACGCGGCGGCCCTGCTCTCCCGCAAATCGACCGCCACGATGGACGAGGTCGCCCGCACCGCCGGCATCGGGCGCGCGACCCTCCACCGGCACTTCGCCGGCCGCGACGCCCTCGTACGGGCCCTCGAAGAGCTCGGCATCCGCGAGTTCGAGGGGGCCTTCGACCGCGCCCGCCTCGACGAGGGCACGGCGGTCGAGGCCCTGCGGCGGCTCGTCGCCCAGGCCGAGCCCAACGCCCAGCTGCTGGCCTTCCTCGTCACCGAGAACCAGCTCTTCGAGGGCGAACAGGTCCACGAGGGATGGGCCCGCCTCGACGCGCGCGTCGGCGCGCTCTTCCGGCGCGGCCAGCAGGAGGGCGACATCCGCATCGACCTGAGCGCCGCCTGGCTCACCGAGGCCCTCTACGGCCTCATCGGCGCCTGCGCCTGGGCCGTCATGGACGGCCGGGTCGCCCCCAAGGACTTCCAGTACATGATCACCGAGTTGCTGCTCGGTGGAGCACGACGGAGTGTGGAGTGATGAGCCGTACCGAAGAGCTGAACCGGCAGAAGGGGGCGGAGGGCAAGAGCCCCGGGCGCTGGCTGGCGCTGTCCGTGCTCGTCCTGGCCGTCCTGCTGGTCGCCGTGGACGCGACCGTGCTCGGCCTCGCCACCCCGGCCCTCAGCGAGGACCTCAAGCCCTCCGGCACCCAGCTGCTGTGGATCGGCGACATCTACTCGTTCGTCATCGCCGGCCTGCTCGTCTCCATGGGCTCCCTCGGGGACCGCATCGGCCGCAAGAAGCTGCTCCTGCTCGGCGCCACGGCCTTCGGCGCCGTATCGGTCCTGAACGCCTACGCGAACAGCCCCGAGATGATGATCCTCGCCCGGGCCCTGCTCGGCGTCGCGGGCGCCACGCTGATGCCGTCCACCCTGGCCCTCATCCGCAACATCTTCCACGACCCCAAGGAGCGCAGCCTCGCGATCGGCATCTGGGGCGCCACCGCCTCGGCCGGCGCGGCGGTCGGCCCGGTCGTCGGCGGAGCCCTGCTCCAGCACTTCTGGTGGGGCTCGGTCTTCCTCATCAACCTCCCCGTGATGGCCGTGCTCGTCCTCGTCGGCATCAAGCTGCTGCCCGAGTCGAAGAACCCGGTCGCCGGCCCCTGGGACCTGGTCAGCGTCGCGCTCTCGCTGATCGGTGTCATCGGTGTGGTCTACGCGGTCAAGGACGCCGCCACCCACGGCCTTACCTGGGGCGTCTGGGCCGCCGCCGTCATCGGCGGAGGCTGCCTGTACGCCTTCGTGCGCCGCCAGTTCACCCTGCCGTCGCCGCTGCTGGACATGCGGCTGTTCAAGCACCGGGGCTTCTCCGGCGCCGTCCTCGCCGACCTGCTCACCGTCTTCGGCCTCTCCGGGCTGGTCTTCTTCCTCTCCCAGTTCCTCCAGCTCGTCCAGGGCCGCGACCCGCTGGAGGCCGGTCTCGCCGAGCTGCCCGCCGCCATCGGCGCGGTGGCCACCGGCCTGGTCGCCGGCCGCTACGCCCGCAAGTACTCGGTACGGGGCCTGGTCGCCGGCGGCCTCGGCGCCATCGGCCTGGCCCTCGCCGCGCTCACCGTGATCCACAAGGAGACCGGCTACCCGCTGCTCGGCGCGGCCCTGCTCGTCGTCGGCCTCGGCGCCGGCTTCTCCTTCACCGTCACCGCCGACGTGATCCTCTCCAGCGTCCCCAAGGAGCAGGCCGGCTCGGCCTCGGCCGTCTCCGAGACCGCGTACGAACTCGGCGCCGCCCTCGGCATCGCCCTGCTCGGCTCCATCGTCACCGGCGTCTACCAGGGCTTCACCGCCCCGGCCTCCGTCCCCGCGCCCGTCGCCGAAGCCGCCCACGAATCCCTCGGCGGCGCCGTCGAGGCCGCCAAGTCGCTGGACCCGGCCACCGCCGAGCAGATGGTGGGCGCCGCCCAGGTCGCCTTCGTCGACGGGCTGCGGCTCGCCTCGGGCGTCGGCGCCGTCGTCCTGCTGGCCACCGCGGTGGCCGCCTGGTTCCTGCTCCGCGGCCAGAGGCTCCAGGACGGCATCGAGCACTGACGCACCGCCAACGCACGGCGCCCCGAACCCTGTTGACAGTACGCCCGGACGCGGGACACCATCCCGGCGATGGAGATCAACGATCTGACCCCGGCCGAACGCCTCCTGTGGGAGGCGTTCCCGCGCGGCGGGCGCGTCGATTTCCGGACCGCCCCCGACGAGGACGCCGCCGGGGGCGCGGACTGGGGGCCCGAGCGCACCGTGCGCGCCGAGGTGGTCACGGCCCTGCTCCTGGGCGGCCCCCGCGCCCCGGGCCGGGTCGCCGGTCTCAACGTCCGGGGCGCCCGGATCACGGGCAAGCTGAACCTGAAGTTCGCCGTCGTCGAGCACGCCATCCGGCTGCGCGGCTGCTGGTTCGAACGCTCGCCCCTGGTCTACGGCGCCCAGCTGCGCGCCCTGGTGCTCAGCGACTCGGCGATGCCCGGCCTCACCGCCACCTCCGTCACCATCGAGGTCGTGCTGCGGCTGCCCTGCTGCACGATCACCGGGCCCGTCCGGCTCGCCGGCGCCCGCATCGCC
Above is a window of Streptomyces subrutilus DNA encoding:
- the argH gene encoding argininosuccinate lyase; protein product: MSSNNGDVRLWGGRFADGPAEALAKLSASVHFDWRLAPYDIAGSRAHARVLHKAGLLTADELDRMTAGLDLLEADVASGSFTGTIADEDVHTALERGLLERLGADLGGKLRAGRSRNDQVATLFRMYLRDHARTIGGLIADLQDALVGLAESHADVAMPGRTHLQHAQPVLFAHHVLAHVQSLSRDAERLRQWDTRTAVSPYGSGALAGSSLGLDPEAVAADLGFERGSVGNSIDGTASRDFVAEFAFITAMIGINLSRIAEEIIIWNTKEFSFVTLHDAFSTGSSIMPQKKNPDIAELARGKSGRLIGNLTGLLATLKALPLAYNRDLQEDKEPVFDSCDTLEVLLPAFTGMMATLTVNRERMEELAPAGFSLATDIAEWLVKQGVPFRVAHEVAGECVKVCEAEGIELDQLTDAQFAKISEHLTPEVRTVLNVKGALASRNGRGGTAPSAVAVQLTEVKADLVIQHAWAVHKQ
- a CDS encoding TetR/AcrR family transcriptional regulator, yielding MAMDRDQVLRDAAALLSRKSTATMDEVARTAGIGRATLHRHFAGRDALVRALEELGIREFEGAFDRARLDEGTAVEALRRLVAQAEPNAQLLAFLVTENQLFEGEQVHEGWARLDARVGALFRRGQQEGDIRIDLSAAWLTEALYGLIGACAWAVMDGRVAPKDFQYMITELLLGGARRSVE
- a CDS encoding MFS transporter codes for the protein MSRTEELNRQKGAEGKSPGRWLALSVLVLAVLLVAVDATVLGLATPALSEDLKPSGTQLLWIGDIYSFVIAGLLVSMGSLGDRIGRKKLLLLGATAFGAVSVLNAYANSPEMMILARALLGVAGATLMPSTLALIRNIFHDPKERSLAIGIWGATASAGAAVGPVVGGALLQHFWWGSVFLINLPVMAVLVLVGIKLLPESKNPVAGPWDLVSVALSLIGVIGVVYAVKDAATHGLTWGVWAAAVIGGGCLYAFVRRQFTLPSPLLDMRLFKHRGFSGAVLADLLTVFGLSGLVFFLSQFLQLVQGRDPLEAGLAELPAAIGAVATGLVAGRYARKYSVRGLVAGGLGAIGLALAALTVIHKETGYPLLGAALLVVGLGAGFSFTVTADVILSSVPKEQAGSASAVSETAYELGAALGIALLGSIVTGVYQGFTAPASVPAPVAEAAHESLGGAVEAAKSLDPATAEQMVGAAQVAFVDGLRLASGVGAVVLLATAVAAWFLLRGQRLQDGIEH
- a CDS encoding argininosuccinate synthase, which produces MTERVVLAYSGGLDTSVAIGWIAEETGAEVIAVAVDVGQGGEDLDVIRKRALACGAVEAEVADARDEFADEYCLPAIKANALYMDRYPLVSALSRPTIVKHLVAAANKHGASIVAHGCTGKGNDQVRFEAGIAALGPDLKCIAPVRDYAMTRDKAIAFAEKAELPIATTKKSPYSIDQNVFGRAVETGFLEDIWNAPIEDIYEYTSNPAVPREADEVVISFKAGVPVAIDGKPVTVLQAIQQLNERAGAQGIGRIDIVEDRLVGIKSREVYEAPGAIALITAHQELENVTVERELARYKRQVEQRWGEMVYDGLWFSPLKRALDGFINEANQHVTGDIRMTLHGGRAVVTGRKSDESLYDFNLATYDSGDTFDQSKAQGFIEIFGLSSKIAARRDLA